The Pseudomonas fulva 12-X sequence CGCTGGCTCAGCCGTATGTTCTTGGCGACCTGGCGCAGGGCGCTGGGCTGAACGAGGCAGGCATCCGCTGGTGCGTCGCGCCTGCGGGAGAGGGCAGTGGCCGGATGGGGCGGGTAGTGGGTGTCGTCATGTAGCGCACCTTTGTCATTGTTCGAATAACGAGGCTTTCCAAGTGATGTCATCGTATGACTTGATCGCCAGCCGTCTGAGGCGATTCAGGCGTGCGGCAACCTCGCTGTCAGGCTGGAAAGCGACTTTTCTTCAATCTAAAGCATGGAAATAGCCATGTAATTGGAGAATTATTGAGGTTTTGGCTAATTTTTGGACAATTCGGGGCTTTGTGCCTCGAGCCAGCCGATGGTCTCGATCACGAAGAAAAATGCATCCGGATGCTTGGATTTTTTTTAGTTGTACGATAACGTATGACTTCAGTTGCCGGTAACGGCCTCCATGTCCTCATCCAAGGGTGTAAGAAGAATGACTCCACAAGAACTAAAAACCGTCCTCTCCTCCGGCCTCCTGTCGTTCCCGCTGACCGACTTCGACGCTGCCGGTGAATTCAACCCGGCAGGTTACGTCCGCCGCCTGGAGTGGTTGGCGCCCTATGGTGCGTCCGCGCTGTTCGCTGCCGGCGGTACCGGTGAGTTCTTCTCCCTGGCGGCTGACGAGTACTCGTCCGTCATCAAGACTGCCGTCGACACCTGCGCCAAGAGCGTGCCTATCCTCGCCGGCGTTGGTGGCTCGACCCGCCAGGCCATCCAGTACGCACAGGAAGCCGAGCGCCTGGGCGCCAAGGGCCTGCTGCTGCTGCCGCACTACCTGACCGAAGCGTCCCAGGAAGGCGTCGCGGCTCACGTCGAGCAGGTGTGCAAATCGGTGAAGATCGGTGTGGTGGTCTACAACCGCAACGTCTGCCGTTTGAACGCCGATCTGCTCGAGCAACTGGCCGAGCGTTGCCCGAACCTGATCGGCTACAAGGATGGCCTGGGTGATATCGAGCTGATGGTTTCCATCCGTCGCCGTCTGGGCGAGCGCCTAACCTACCTAGGCGGCCTGCCGACCGCCGAAGTCTACGCCGCCGCCTACAAGGCCCTGGGCGTGCCGGTCTATTCCTCGGCGGTGTTCAACTTCATCCCGAAAACCGCGATGGACTTCTACCACGCCATTGCCCGCGAAGATCACGCCACCGTCGGCAAGATCATCGACGACTTCTTCCTGCCATACCTGGACATCCGTAACCGTAAATCCGGCTACGCGGTGAGCATCGTCAAGGCGGGCGCCAAGATCTCCGGCTACGACGCCGGCCCGGTCCGCGCCCCGCTGACCGACCTGCTGCCAGGCGAGTACGAGCAGTTGGCGGCGCTGATCGACGCCCAAGGCGCGCAGTAACGGTCATCCACGACTGGCTGCGTGTGGGTCAGTCGGCGACGCTGCCGCTCCACAAGCCCGGGCCTCGTGCCCGGGCTTTTTCGTTCTGCCGGGCGCCACCCGATTAACCGGGCTCTCTGGTGAGCGCCCGGCCGGCTGGTTAAGATGCGCGATCTTCACTCAGCCAGCGGCCCGTCATGGCAAAGAAATCTCGCGCTTCATCTTCCTCCACGCCTGCGAGCAAGGGCGCGAGCGTGACGCTGATCGACGTGGCCAAGGTGGCAGGCGTTTCGCCGATCACCGTGTCCCGCGCCCTGCACCGGCCCGACGTGGTCAGCGAAAGCGCCCGTAAGAAGGTGCTCGAAGCCGTGCGGGTGACCGGCTATGTGCCGAACATGCTGGCTGGCGGACTGGCCTCGAACAAGAGCCGGCTGGTGGCGATTTTCGTGCCGACCATCGCCCACTCGATCTTCGCCGAAACCGTGCAATCGCTGATGGATCACCTGACCACCGCGGGCTACCAGACCATGATCGGCCTGACCGGCTACTCGGCCGAGCAGGAGGAGCGGCTGCTCGGCGCGGTGCTTGGTCGGCGCCCCGATGGCATCGTGCTGACCGGCACCCTGCACACCGAGGAAAGCCGGCTGCGTTTGCAGGCGGCGGGCATTCCGGTGGTCGAGGCCTGGGACCTGGGTGCATCGCCCATCGACATGCAGGTGGGATTCTCCCACGAGAAGGTCGGCCAGGCGATTGCCGATCACCTGCACGGCAAGGGCTACCGCCGCTTCGCCATCGTTTCGGTCGATGACTCCCGGGCGCTCAAGCGCGGTAGCAGCGTGGTCGACCAGCTCAAGTCGTTGGGCATCGACGAGGTGCCCATGGCGGTGCTCGCCGCGCCTGCCACCCTGCAGAGCGGCAGGGAAGGGCTGCGCCAACTGCTTGCCGACGGGCACGCCCCGCAGGTGATCGTCTGCAGTTCGGACACCGTGGCCCAGGGCATCCTGGCAGAGGCGGCGAGCCGGGGCATCGAGGTACCCGGTCAGCTGGCCGTCATGGGCTTCGGGGATCTGTCCAGTGCTGCCCATCTTCATCCGGCATTGTCGACGGTGAACGTCGATGGTCGGCGCATGGGCAAGCACGTCGCCTGTGCGCTGCTGCAGCGTTTTCGCGACGGTGACGAGCAGCAGCCGGTGCGGCTGGACACCGGTTTCACGCTGATCGACCGCGAAACCACCTGACCCGAATCAGCCTCTCATCAGACAACTGACGACGTAACAAGAAATTGCTTGAATGATTGCGCAATCATAGTAAAGTCGGCTGTGTAGCGAACTGCGTAGTGCCATATCGAATGCTGCATTGATTGCGCAATCATCGATTGCCGATCTGTCAGCCAGGCGCCGTCAGCCAATAAGGATAATAAAACCGTGAAAAACAGTATCCGCACGTCCTCTCCATGCCCTAACACGGGCAGTTTCCGTTCGTCCCTGTCTGCGTCCAACGCCTCGAAACCCTACCCGGGTGTCGCGACGGCTCCTGCCACGAGCTAGCCGGCCAGATACAACTCCGTTTTCAGACTTCATGACCCCGCCCTTGGGCGGCTGGCGCGTCCGCACGCGCCTGTCAGCAATAAAAATAACATCGAGGTGAGATCTCCATGGGAGACACAAAGAAAACCCACGTCCGTTACCTGATACTGCTGATGCTGTTTCTGGTAACCACCATCAACTACGCCGACCGCGCCACCATTTCCATCGCAGGCTCCAGCATGCAGAAGGATCTGGGTATCGATGCGGTCACCCTCGGCTACATCTTCTCCGCCTTCGGCTGGGCCTACGTGATCGGGCAGATCCCGGGTGGCTGGCTGCTCGACCGCTTCGGCTCCAAGCGCGTATATGCCGCCGGCATCTTCATCTGGTCGCTGTTCACTCTGCTGCAGGGCTTCGTCGGCATGATGCCGGTGGCCTGGGCGGTGGTGACCCTGTTCGTGCTGCGCTTCATGGTCGGCTTCGCCGAAGCACCGTCGTTCCCGGGTAACGCCCGTATCGTCGCGGCCTGGTTCCCGACGGCCGAGCGTGGTACCGCATCGGCGATCTTCAACTCGGCGCAGTACTTCGCCACCGCGCTGTTCGCGCCGCTGATGGGCTGGATCGTCTATTCGTTCGGCTGGGAGCACGTGTTCGTGGTCATGGGTGTGCTGGGTATCATCTTCGCCGGCATCTGGATGAAGACCATCTACAACCCCAAGGAACACCCGCGCATCAGCGCCGCCGAGGTCGAGCACATCGCCAGCAACGGCGGCCTGGTCGACATGGATCAGAACAAGGGCAGCGGCGGGCCGAAGTGGCACTACATCACCCAATTGCTGACCAACCGCATGATGGTCGGTGTGTACCTGGGCCAGTACTGCATCAACGCCATCACCTACTTCTTCCTCACCTGGTTCCCGGTTTACCTGGTGCAGGAGCGAGGCATGACCATTCTCAAGGCCGGCTTCATCGCCTCCTTGCCGGCGATCATGGGTTTCGTCGGCGGCGTGCTCGGCGGGGTGATCTCCGACTGGCTGCTGCGCCGCGGCAATAGCCTGACCCTGGCGCGCAAGCTGCCCATCGTCTGCGGCCTGATGCTGTCGACCAGCATGGTGCTGTGCAACTACGTGTCGGCCGAATGGATGGTG is a genomic window containing:
- a CDS encoding MFS transporter, translated to MGDTKKTHVRYLILLMLFLVTTINYADRATISIAGSSMQKDLGIDAVTLGYIFSAFGWAYVIGQIPGGWLLDRFGSKRVYAAGIFIWSLFTLLQGFVGMMPVAWAVVTLFVLRFMVGFAEAPSFPGNARIVAAWFPTAERGTASAIFNSAQYFATALFAPLMGWIVYSFGWEHVFVVMGVLGIIFAGIWMKTIYNPKEHPRISAAEVEHIASNGGLVDMDQNKGSGGPKWHYITQLLTNRMMVGVYLGQYCINAITYFFLTWFPVYLVQERGMTILKAGFIASLPAIMGFVGGVLGGVISDWLLRRGNSLTLARKLPIVCGLMLSTSMVLCNYVSAEWMVVGFMTLAFFGKGLGALGWAVVSDTSPKQIAGLSGGLFNTFGNIASITTPIVIGYIISATGSFKWALVYVGANALVAVFSYLFIVGRIQRVVLKDENGQALGEQASPAPAT
- a CDS encoding LacI family DNA-binding transcriptional regulator produces the protein MAKKSRASSSSTPASKGASVTLIDVAKVAGVSPITVSRALHRPDVVSESARKKVLEAVRVTGYVPNMLAGGLASNKSRLVAIFVPTIAHSIFAETVQSLMDHLTTAGYQTMIGLTGYSAEQEERLLGAVLGRRPDGIVLTGTLHTEESRLRLQAAGIPVVEAWDLGASPIDMQVGFSHEKVGQAIADHLHGKGYRRFAIVSVDDSRALKRGSSVVDQLKSLGIDEVPMAVLAAPATLQSGREGLRQLLADGHAPQVIVCSSDTVAQGILAEAASRGIEVPGQLAVMGFGDLSSAAHLHPALSTVNVDGRRMGKHVACALLQRFRDGDEQQPVRLDTGFTLIDRETT
- the kdgD gene encoding 5-dehydro-4-deoxyglucarate dehydratase; amino-acid sequence: MTPQELKTVLSSGLLSFPLTDFDAAGEFNPAGYVRRLEWLAPYGASALFAAGGTGEFFSLAADEYSSVIKTAVDTCAKSVPILAGVGGSTRQAIQYAQEAERLGAKGLLLLPHYLTEASQEGVAAHVEQVCKSVKIGVVVYNRNVCRLNADLLEQLAERCPNLIGYKDGLGDIELMVSIRRRLGERLTYLGGLPTAEVYAAAYKALGVPVYSSAVFNFIPKTAMDFYHAIAREDHATVGKIIDDFFLPYLDIRNRKSGYAVSIVKAGAKISGYDAGPVRAPLTDLLPGEYEQLAALIDAQGAQ